ATTCCCATTTCTACACCTTTTGAGTTAGAAGCTTTAGCTACAGATAACGATGGAGATATAGTAACTTACTGCTGGGAAGAGTACGATTTGGGTACGGCAGGTTCGCCTAATAGTCCAAGTGGTAATGCTCCGCTTTTTAGAAGTTTTTCGCCTACAGAAAATCCCGTAAGAACTTTCCCTCAACTGAGCGATATATTAAACAATACACAAACTATAGGAGAAATTTTGCCAAGTTACCAAAGAAGCATGAATTTTAGAGTAACAGCAAGAGATAATAAACTAAATCATGGAGCTATTAATGACGATAATATTTCGGTAAATGTGGTTTCTACAGCAGGACCTTTTAGCGTTACTTCGCAAAATACGTCTGGTATTTCTCTTTTTGGAGGAGATAGAATGAATATAACTTGGGATGTGGCTAATACTACAGCTTCGCCTATTTCTTGCAATACAGTAGATATTTATTTATCAATAGATGGAGGGCAAACATTTAGCATACAACTGGCAGATGATGTAGCCAATAATGGTTTATATAATGCTTTAATTCCTCAAGTGGTTACTACAGATGCCAGAGTAAAAGTAAAAGCCGGCAATAATATATTTTTTGACATTAATAATACAGATTTTGAAATTCAAGCCGATTGTGCTTTAGTAGATGCTTCTATTAATTTTGATAATAATTTGCAAAATGCTTTTTGGTGCGAAGGTGCAACGGGAAAGCTTTCGTTTAGTGCAAGTTCTGATTTAGCTGTAAATTCCTATCAATGGTATAAAGATGGCGTAGCTATTTCGGGAGCTACATCGGCAGTATATACTAAAACAAATGTTCAAATTTCCGATTTTGGAAATTATTATTGCGAAGTTTCTAACGGTTGCGAAACAGCTTTTACAGCTACAGCCAATGTGCAAGTAACCAGCAATCCTATTGTGCCCATAATTACAGAAAATGGAGGTGTGCTACAGTCTTCTGTGCCTTATGGTGTTCAGTGGTATTTTAATGGAAATGCAATAGCCGGAGCAACTGGCGAATTTTATACACCAACGCAAGCAGGAACATACACCGTTAAAAGTAATGCAGGAAACTGTTCCGCTTCATCGGCATCTTTTACTACAGGTATAAACGATTTAAGTGCAGTAGCTCAAATTTCTATTTATCCAAACCCGAGCAAAGGAATTTATAGTGTTTCTATAGGAAACTGGGATAAAGAATTAAGCTACGAAATAGTGGATATTTTAGGTAAAACCATTTTAAATGGCACAGAAAACAATAGTAATTTCAATCTTAATTTAGAAAGCTACACAACAGGCATTTATTTGCTAAAATTAAGAAGCGATAAATATCAAAGCACCTATAAATTAGTGAAAGAGTAGGTGATAGGAATAAACAGTTTTATAATGAAATTGTAAATAAAAAAATGGCAAAGCAAAAAGTAGAAACTGTTAGAGAACTAATATATCTTTCGTATGCAAATTTGGCGATGGCACATTCAGCTGTGAATAAAAAGCAAACTAAATATGGAACATTAAATTACATGATAAGAGCAAAGTTGTTTAAGGGACTGAAAGAGGGTACAATGAATATGAGAACCATATTTGATGATGAAAAAGTTAAACTTCAAACAGGGAAAGTTTGTAATTATTGTGGGTCGGAAGATAATTTGGCTTTAGATCATATATTTCCTAAAAAGTATGGAGGTAGTGATAATGCTGAAAATCTAATTTTTGCATGTAGGTCTTGTAATAGTTCAAAAGGTAAAAAAGATTTGATGGAGTGGATGAATTTTAAAGAGCGTTTTTTACCTTTAATGATAATAAGAAGATACTTAAAGTTAACTTTTAACTATTGTGATACTCATAATTTATTGGATAGTAAAATTGAACACTTAAAAACTTTGGAGTTGCCATTTAAAATTGAATTTTTACCTATATATTTTCCTAAGCCAGATGAATTAATATTGAATATTACTGAAGAATAAAATGTATAAAATTGCAACTTGGAATCACTTTATTGAGGAAGGCATTTATATTGAATTTGGAATATGAATTTTCTGGTTAAATAAATATTTTTAACCATTTCTTTTTTCGTAAAATATTAAAAAGTGCGTAACTTGGAGTTTTAATTAAATTCCAATGAAAAACCATACGCCATACACCAATTTTGTTCAAAAAGCACCACAGCTTACTAATGAATATGCAGAAGATGAATTTCTAAAAGATTATTTAACGGCTTATTTGCCCGAAGATGTTTTACAAAAAATAGAACCGGATTTAGAACGATTTGGCAAGCGGGTGGCTAAAGAATTATTAGAATATGCTAATGCCTGCGAAAATAATCCGCCAAAACTGTTAAGTTACAATGCGTGGGGCGAAAGAGTAGATGAAATACAAGTAGCCCCCGAGTGGGAAAAATTAGAAGCCGTGGCTGCCGAAGAAGGATTAATAGCCATAGCATACGAAAGAGCATTCGGAGAGTATTCGCGTTTGTACCAGTTTACAAAATTGTACTTATATACACCCTCATCGGCTATATATACCTGCCCTTTGGCTATGACAGACGGAGCCACACGCTTAATAGAACTTTATGGCGATGAGTTCTTGAAAGACAAACCTTACAAAGGCTTAACATCACGAAATCCCGAAACGTTTTTAACCAGTGGACAATGGATGACAGAAAGAACAGGCGGTTCCGATGTTTCAAGGTCTATGACATTTGCTTATAATGAAAATGGCGAATTTGTGCTAAGAGGACATAAGTGGTTTACCTCTGCCATTACAGCCGATATGGCATTTACCTTAGCATCTACAGAGCAACCCGTAGATGGAAAGCGTGCACCATTATCGTTGTTTTATTTGCCTATAAGAAATGAAGACGGTTCATTAAACGGCATAGAAGTAGAAGCCTTAAAAGATAAATTGGGCACAAAGGCCTTGCCTACGGCACAGCTGCATTTAACGGGTGCTAAAGCACGCTTAGTAGGAGAGAAGGGCAAGGGAGTAAGAACCATAGCTACGCTGTTTAACGTAACAAGAATTTACAATACCATTTCGGCAGTTTCGTATATGCGAAGAGCTTATTCTTTATCAAAAGCCTATGGAAAAATAAGATTTGCTTTTGGCAAAAATGTAGAGCAACATATTTTATACAAAAAAAGCCTGTTAGAACTTGAAATGGCTTATGAAAGTTGTACTTTATTAGCACTTTTCTTGGCGCGCTTATTAGGTAAAGAAGATTGCAAAACAGCTACCGAAACAGAAGAAAATTTATTGAGAATATTAACACCCATAGCCAAATTATATACCGCTAAGCAAAGTATAGCATCGGCATCTGAGCATATAGAAATGTTTGGCGGATTGGGCTATTTAGAAGACAGCAATATACCTGTAATGTTACGAAACGCACAAGTGTTGAGTATATGGGAGGGCACTACTAATGTATTATCGTTAGATATGCTTAGAGCCATAAAAAAAGAGCATGGTTTAGAGGCATTTCAAGCATTTGCTAAAGATATGTTAGAATCAATTACGGCAACAGAATTGTTGGAAGCCAAAAAAGTAGTGAGTGAAAAACTTAAAGTGTTATTAAAATTTGTAAGCAATATTACTTCTCCGGCTGTAATGGAAGCCTGCTCAAGAGATGTAGCATTTTATATAGGCGATTTAACAATAGCCTTACTTTGGTTAGATTTTATTCAAAAATCGCCTAAAGAAAAGTATTACAAAGTGCTAAACTATTGGTTGAAATATAAGATGAATGAAAGCTCATTAGACGCTTTCCAGTTTATAATGAGCAGTAAGGAGGAAACGGTATTAAACTCATAAATCAAATGTAAGCATTTTTTTGATGTTTTTGCAATAGAAACCTACTAACCGATATTGAGATACCTGCCTTCGCAAGTATGACGTGTTTTTGATATTATTAGGCAAATCAACATTGGAATACTTGCCTTTTATTTTGTCTGTTTACATCTGTCTGACAATAAGATAGAGGTATGGCATACTTATTTAGACTTACTAAACGTTCCTCAAATCGTCATCCTGCGAAAGCAGGAATCCCAAATTTATAAAACGATTCACGTGCTGTCGCAAGCTACCTTCCGACATTCCATTTTCCCGTGGTCGTCATTTTTACCGATTTCCACTTTTTACTAAACTCATTAACCAAATGTAAGCATTTTTTTATATTTTGTGAAATACTCGTGCCACGACTTGGAGTCGTGGCACGAGTGCTCAGTAAATACTTTCCTAAAGACATCATAGAACTTGGCCAATCTATCTACTAACTCAAAATCAACGGACAATGGAGTATCTCTGAAATTATTTAAAAAAAAACTGAAACTATCTTCAAATCTATAGGCATAGACTACCTAAATTTTCAAAGTTAGGGTTTATTTATTGTGCGTACCTAATCTGTATGAGACAGCCATTCCATCATTTTATCTAATACAGCTTGATAATTTGTATCTAACATAACGTCATGTGCAGTGTTAGGAATAAGTGCAAAATCTGCATTGTAATAAGCTGCCGTTTTTCTTTCTTCTTTTACATGGAAAATTACATCATTTTCTGCTGCAATTATAAGCATAGGAATTTTTGTGTGGTAATTGATTTTAATGTTTGGAAAAAGCATATTTAAGAAAGCCTTAAACGATTCGCTACATAACTTTTGACTATACTCTAATCGCTTTTCTAATGGAATTTGCTTTGAAAAAAATGCCCAACTTGCTTTAGGTTCTGTATTTACTAATTTATATAAATTAAAACTTAAAAGAGCGGGGTAGCTATACAATTTTTTAGTAAAAAAACGAAGTGTGGTGTTAATCACTCCGTAATAAGGAACCGGAGTCAGTAAAATAACTTTTTTGCAAGGGTGTTTTTCTAAATATTTTTGTACAATAAGTCCGCCCATTGAGTGAGCAATAATAATGGCTTTGTTATTAAACGGTATCATTATTTCTTCTAATTGTTCAACATAATTGGCAATAGAAAGAGCATTAATTCCTTTGGTATCGCCTGGCTTGTCGTGTTTTAGTATATTGTATGTGTAGCAATTAAATCCCTGTTTTTTAAAAAACGGGATAAAAAATGCTTCCCAGCACCACGCTCCGTGCCAAGCACCATGAACAAATACGATTGTTTCTTTCGGCATAGATAGTTGTTTTTCCTATGGTCGGCATCTCTACCGCTTCTCACTTCTTTATAAACCAAATGTAAGCATTTTTTTATATTTTGTAAAATACTCGTGCCACGACTCCAAGTCGTGGCACGAGTATGCTAATATATTCCAAAGAGGGCAGACCTCTTGGAGAATTTCTGTTAAATGTGTGAGGGGAAATATACAAAACAAAAAAGCAGACCGATTAAAGTCTGCTTTTTTTAGAATAATAGAGAAAAACGATTAATCTTCTTTCTCAAATATTTTATATACTACACCTGCTAAAGCTGCACCCGCTATTGGAGCTACAATAAACAACCAAAGTTGAGCTAATGCAGGACCTCCCACAAAAACTGCTTGGCTTATACTTCTTGCCGGGTTAACAGACGTATTGGTTACGGGGATACTAATAAGGTGTATTAATGTTAAACACAAACCTATAGCTAAACCGGCAAAACCAGCCGGAGATTTAGGGTAAGTAGAACCTAAAATGACAATTAAAAACATAAATGTCATAACAAACTCCGTTATTAAAGCTGCCGTCATGCCATAGCCACCAGGAGAATGTTCTCCATACCCGTTAGTTGCAAAAGCTCCTATATCAGAACCATTACCCGTAACAATTAAAAATAGTATGGCTGCTCCTACCAATCCACCAAAAATTTGAGCAATTATGTAAGGGATAGTATCTTTAGCTCCAAAACGACCACCAACAACCAAACCTACTGTAACGGCAGGGTTTAAATGAGCACCGGAAACATGTCCTAAAGAATAAGCAATAGTAACTACTGTAAGACCAAAAGCTAAAGCTACTCCTACAAAGCCAATGCCTAAAGGATTGCCATCTCCGCCAAAATTGGCTGCTAACATTGCACTTCCACATCCACCTAATACCAACCACATGGTACCTATAAATTCTGCTAAGTATTTTTTCATATTATTTTTGTTTTAGTTTAGAAAAATAGTTTTAACAGGTATGAATATACTAAATATTGTGCCAATTTTTTAAAAAGTGTTAAATAATACCAATTGTCAACACAAAATAGATTAGACTATTTTGTGTTTTACAATGGTAAATGCCGATAGAGCAATATATTTAGTACAATAAGGTGCAACCGAAATTGGACTATTATATATTCCTAATCGGTATAATTCCAATTATCAAACGAACGTCATTGCAAACGGAGTGAAGTAACCTGTGATTATCACTCAAATTTTTTTACTTGATTGAGATTGCCACAAAAATTATTCTTTCGTCATAATTTTCTCGCAAAGACGTGCTTGTATCGGTTCGTCTTTGCGAACGGATACAAGCAATCTACGAATCTGTAGTTTTTATCAATAGGGTTAATAGCCTGATTTGGATGTAACCTGTCAGGTTATTCCTCGGTTATTGTAGAGATTGCCTGACTGCCGAAGGCAGGCTTCGTTCGTGCCTCATTCGCAAAGACGTTTTTCTGTTGGAAGTACTAGTGCTACGGCTTGTAGTTGTGACACGAGTGTAGAACACTCAAAGCATCCTTTCAGGGCAAATAAAATGGCATACTATTAACCATAGAAGGGTAGAACTTTGTGTTTTTTGAGACATTGCGAGAAAACAAAATTGGATAGTATAAAATGAGATGTAGGACTACAACAGGCAGGCATCTTATCGTCTGCAAGACGAGCCAGCATAGTATATAGAATAACGAACAAGATAAAAAAAATTAAACAAATGATTAAAACATTAGTTTAAATCAAAAAAATAGTTTTATATTTGCACCCAATAAGTATTAAAAATGGCTAAAAAGAAAGCGGAAATAGACAGTAGTACTGAAGATAAAATAAAAGAAGCGGCTAAAATTGTTTTTCATAAAAAAGGTTTTTCTGCTACTCGCACAAGAGATATAGCCGAAGAATCGGGAATTAATTTGGCTTTGATAAACTATTATTTCAGAAGTAAATCAAAACTTTTTGAAATTATTATGTTAGAAACAATGCTTACCTTTTTTCAAAGTATGGTAAATGTTTTAAATAATGAAAAGACCTCATTGAAAGACAAAGCAGAAATATTTGCAGCACAATATATAGACTTAATATCTAAAAATCCTGAAATACCAACTTTTATAGTTAGCGAAATAAGAAATAACCCCAAAATATTAATGGATAAAATTTCATTAAAAAATATTTTGCTAAACTCTGTTTTTATTCAACAATTTAAAGAAGCGGTTAAAAAAGAAGAAATAAAAGAACACAATCCGCTACATTTTATATTAAATATGTTGTCTTTAGTGGTTTTCCCATTTATAGCTAAGCCTATGATAATGTATGGTGCAGGATTAAGTGAAACAAATTTTGAACAACTGATGGAAGAAAGAAAAAAAATGATTCCGATATGGATGGAATTTATGTTTAAAAAATAATGATTTAATACTAATAATAAAAGGTTTATGACAAAACTAAAAAATATAAAAAATATAGCAGTAATATTGTTTTTGTTTTTGAATATTAATATTGTATCGGCACAAAATACGGTATTGTATTTAGATAGTTGCTATGCAATGGCTAATCGGAATTATCCATTAATAAGCCAATTTAATTTACTTGAAAAATCTAAAGAATACTCTATAGATAATGCCAATAAAGGATATTTGCCTCAGTTGGGCATCTATGGTCAGGCTACTTATCAATCTGAAGTTACGCAGGTACAAATTCCTTTGCCAAATGTGGATATTCCTAAAATAAGTAAAGACCAATATAAACTTTATGGGGAAGTGGTGCAACCTATTACCGATTTGTTTAACCTAAAAAATCAAAAAGAAGTAATAAAAGCAAATTATCAAGTAGAAGAGCAAAAAATAGAAGTGGAACTGTACAAACTACACGAACGCATTAATAATTTATTTTTTGGAATACTACTAATAGATGCTCAAAATGAACAAGTTAACTTATTGATAAAAGATATTAAAGTAGGTATTAATAAATTAAATGCGGCTATAGAAAATGGTGTGGCGGTACAAAGTGATGCCGATAATTTAAAAGCTGAATTGTTAAAAGCCAATCAAAAAATAATAGAATTAGATGTTAACAGAAAAGCTTTTACTCAAATGTTATCTCATTTTATAGGTACAGAAATAACAGAAAGTACCGAATTAGTAAAACCGCAATTTCAAATAAATACCAACGAAATAAACCGACCGGAACTCTTAATGTTTGAAATGCAAGAAAAAACTTTTGATGCACAGAAAAAACTCATAAATGCAAAGGTTTTGCCTTATTTTAATTTGTTTTTTCAAGGTGGAGTAGGTCGCCCTGCATTAAATATGCTAAGCAATGATTTAGACGGATATTATATAACCGGTTTGAGATTAAACTGGAGAATTTCCAATTTTTATACATTTAAAAAGGAAAAGAAAATAGTGGATTTGAATAAGCAAGGTGTTGATATACAAAGACAAATGTTTTTGTTTAATACCAATTTATTATTGCAACAACAAAATTCGGAAATTGACAAATATCTTCAGTTAATAAATACGGATAATGATATTATAAGTTTAAAAGAAAATGTGAAAAACACTACTAAAAATCAATTAGAATACGGTACAGCCACTTCAAATGATTATGTAACAGCGGTAAATGCTCAAAATCAAGCTCAGCAAAATTTAGCTTTGCATAAAATACAGTTGCTAATGGCTCAGTACAATTATAAAACAACTCTTGGAAATTAAAAACAACTAAAAAATATTGACAAAATGAAAAATCATAAATTATTCTTATTCTCAATTATAGCATCTTTTATTGCATTATCATCATGCAATAATGAAGATAGAGATTTTGATGCATCGGGTTCTTTTGAAGCGGTAGAAACTATTATTTCGGCAGAAGCAATGGGGACTATTAAAGAATTAAATATAGAAGAAGGGCAGGAGCTAAAAGAAAACCAGTATATAGGTTATATAGATACAACACAGCTTTCTTTAAAGAAAAAACAAGTAGATGCTCAAATAAAATCTATTTTAAGCAAAAGACCAAATGTTTCAGTGCAATTATCGGCATTACAGCAGCAGCTAAAAACTGCCGAAACAGAAAGAAACAGATATGCCAATTTAGTAAAAGAAAATGCTGCTCCTTCAAAACAATTAGACGATATTAATGCTAATATTGAAGTGATTAAAAAGCAAATAGAAGCTCAAAAATCGGCATTAGAAATAACTAATCAAGGTATAGGAAATGATGCTTTGTCTTTATTTGTTCAGCAAGAACAGTTAAATGACCAAATTGCAAAATCAATACTTATTAATCCGGTAAAAGGTACGGTGCTTACAAAATTTGCCGAAACTAATGAAATGGCAGCCATGGGCAAACCATTGTATAAAATTGCAGATTTATCTACCATAATTTTGAGAACCTATATTAGTGGCAATCAGCTACCGCAAATAACGCTAAACCAAAAAGTAAAAGTTTATACCGATGATGGTAATGGCGGTTTTAAAGAAACCGAAGGCACTATAACTTGGATAAGCAATAAAGCAGAATTTACACCTAAAACTATACAAACAAAGGATGAAAGAGCTAATATGGTTTACGCTGTAAAAATAAATGTAGTTAATGACGGCACATACAAAATAGGTATGTATGGCGAAATAAATTTTAATTAAACATAGCACTTTTTAGCAGTGATGGACGTAGTTTTAAACAACATATCAAAATCTTATAACAAAGGCGAAGTTAAAGCAGTAAAAGATGTTTCTTTTTCTGTAAATGAAGGCGAATTGTTTGGATTAATAGGTCCGGACGGAGCAGGTAAAAGTACTATTTTTAGAATATTAACAACCTTACTTTTGCCCGATAGTGGCACAGCACAAGTAAATGGTTTTGATGTACAAAAAGAGTTTAAAGAAATAAGAAAAAGAGTAGGCTATATGCCGGGAAAATTCTCTTTATACCAAGACTTAACCGTAGAGGAAAACTTAAACTTTTTTGCTACGGTATTTAATACCAGCATTGAAGAAAACTACGATTTAATAAAGGACATTTACATACAAATAGAGCCTTTTAAAGATAGGAGAGCAGGCAAGCTATCGGGAGGAATGAAACAAAAATTGGCTTTGTGCTGCGCGTTAATTCACCGCCCGTCAGTATTGTTTTTAGACGAACCTACTACTGGCGTAGATGCCGTTTCTCGGAAAGAGTTTTGGGAAATGCTAAAACGCTTAAAACATCAAGGTATAACTATTTTAGTTTCAACTCCTTATATGGACGAAGCTACACTGTGCGAACGCATTGCTTTAATACAAAATGGTAGTATTATGTCTATAGATACACCTGCCAAAATAATAGAGCAATATCCCGATAAATTGTTTGCCATAAAAGCTAATAATATGAGTAAGTTGCTGAATAATTTGAAAATGAACGAGCTTATAAAAAGCTGCAATGCTTTTGGAGAGTATCATCACATTACGCTAAAAAATGAAAATGATATTAAACTGCAAAATCAATTAATTGAGCAGCTAAAATTAAGTGGAAATGAAGAAATTGAAATTAAAACAATAGAACCTACTATTGAAGATTGTTTTATTAATTTAATGTAATTGATGGATAAAGAAATTGTAATATCAACTCATAAGCTAACTAAGCAATTTGGAGATTTTGTAGCTACCAATCAAATAACTTTTGATGTGTATAAAGGCGAAATTTTTGGATTTTTAGGAGCAAATGGAGCAGGAAAAACAACAGCTATGCGTATGCTTTGTGGCTTGAGTGTTCCTTCTTCTGGCGAAGCTACAATAGCAGGTTTTGACATATATAAGCAAACCGAAGAAATAAAGAAAAATATAGGCTATATGAGTCAGAAATTTTCTTTGTACGAAGATTTAACCGTGGTAGAAAATATTAATTTTTTTGGTGGCATATATGGTTTGAGTGATAAACAGTTAAAAACCAAAAGTGAACAATTAATACAAACTTTGGGTATGCAAGATTTGAGTAAAAAATTAGTAGGTAGTTTGCCTTTAGGTTGGAAACAAAAACTTGCTTTTTCGGTAGCCATTTTGCACGATCCTAAAATTGTATTTTTAGATGAACCCACAGGAGGTGTTGACCCCGTAACAAGGCGGCAGTTTTGGGACATGATTTATAATGCCTCAGACAGGGGAATAACTGTTTTTGTTACCACACATTATATGGACGAAGCAGAATATTGCAACCGAGTTTCTATGATGGTAGATGGTGTTATAAAAGCATTAGATAGCCCTATAAATTTAAAAAAACAGTATAATGCAGCCTCTATGGATGAAGTATTTTTTGAATTAGCAAGAGGAGCAAAAAGAAGCGAATAGAGATGAGTAAAAAGATATTTTCATTTTTTGATTCCCAGTTTTGGGCGTTTGTAAAAAAAGAGTTTTATCATGTTTTTAGAGATAAAAAAACCTTGTTATTACTTTTTGGAATGCCTGTGGCACAAATATTAATTTTTGGTTTTGCCCTTACTAATGAAATAAAAAACTCAAAAATAGTAGTGTGCGATTATGCTAATGACATAAGTTCTCATGAAATTATTAATAAAATAGAAGCCAGTAAGTATTTTGAAGTAGAAAAATCATTGTTGAGTCATAGTGAAATAGAAAGTGCATTTAAAACAGGAAAAGTGAAGTTGGCAATAGTTTTTCCTGCTAATTTTAATGATGATTTAGCACACTTAAATAAAGCACAAATTCAAATTATAGCCGATGCTTCGGACCCAAATACTGCCAATACTTTAAGTACTTATGCTATGGGCATAATAATGGACTATCAGCAGCAGTTAATGAACGGAGCTTCTGTGCCTATGCAAATAACTACAGATTTACGCATGATTTATAATCCCGAGCTTAAAGGAGTATATAATTTTGTGCCCGGAGTAATGGCTTTAGTTTTACTTTTAGTGTGTGTGCTTATGACTTCGGTTTCTATAGTTAGAGAAAAAGAATTAGGAACTATGGAAGTTTTGTTGGTTTCTCCATTTAACCCCGTTATGGTAGTAATAGCTAAAGCTGTTCCTTATTTTATTTTGTCGCTTATTAATCTTACCGTTATTTTATTGTTGAGCTCGTTTGTTATGGGCATGCCTATAAATGGGAGCTTGGCATTGCTTTATTTTTCCAGTTCTATTCTTATATGTACGGCTTTAGCTTTAGGTTTATTAATATCTAATTTAACCGACAGCCAAGAAACAGCTATGCTACTTTCATTAATGGGAATGCTACTGCCTACGGTTTTATTTACAGGATTTATGTTTCCTTTAGAAAATATGCCTTTGCCTTTGCAATATATATCTAATCTTATTCCTTCAAAATGGTATTATATAATTGTAAAATCTATAATGATAAAAGGTTTAGGTATAAAAGCAATATGGAAAGAGTTGCTAATTCTTACTGGAATGACAGTGTTTTTGTTATTGGTAAGTATTAAAAAATTTAAAACCCGTTTAGAATAATGAGAACAC
The Chitinophagales bacterium genome window above contains:
- a CDS encoding HlyD family efflux transporter periplasmic adaptor subunit, which translates into the protein MKNHKLFLFSIIASFIALSSCNNEDRDFDASGSFEAVETIISAEAMGTIKELNIEEGQELKENQYIGYIDTTQLSLKKKQVDAQIKSILSKRPNVSVQLSALQQQLKTAETERNRYANLVKENAAPSKQLDDINANIEVIKKQIEAQKSALEITNQGIGNDALSLFVQQEQLNDQIAKSILINPVKGTVLTKFAETNEMAAMGKPLYKIADLSTIILRTYISGNQLPQITLNQKVKVYTDDGNGGFKETEGTITWISNKAEFTPKTIQTKDERANMVYAVKINVVNDGTYKIGMYGEINFN
- a CDS encoding ABC transporter permease; translation: MSKKIFSFFDSQFWAFVKKEFYHVFRDKKTLLLLFGMPVAQILIFGFALTNEIKNSKIVVCDYANDISSHEIINKIEASKYFEVEKSLLSHSEIESAFKTGKVKLAIVFPANFNDDLAHLNKAQIQIIADASDPNTANTLSTYAMGIIMDYQQQLMNGASVPMQITTDLRMIYNPELKGVYNFVPGVMALVLLLVCVLMTSVSIVREKELGTMEVLLVSPFNPVMVVIAKAVPYFILSLINLTVILLLSSFVMGMPINGSLALLYFSSSILICTALALGLLISNLTDSQETAMLLSLMGMLLPTVLFTGFMFPLENMPLPLQYISNLIPSKWYYIIVKSIMIKGLGIKAIWKELLILTGMTVFLLLVSIKKFKTRLE
- a CDS encoding ABC transporter ATP-binding protein, translating into MMDVVLNNISKSYNKGEVKAVKDVSFSVNEGELFGLIGPDGAGKSTIFRILTTLLLPDSGTAQVNGFDVQKEFKEIRKRVGYMPGKFSLYQDLTVEENLNFFATVFNTSIEENYDLIKDIYIQIEPFKDRRAGKLSGGMKQKLALCCALIHRPSVLFLDEPTTGVDAVSRKEFWEMLKRLKHQGITILVSTPYMDEATLCERIALIQNGSIMSIDTPAKIIEQYPDKLFAIKANNMSKLLNNLKMNELIKSCNAFGEYHHITLKNENDIKLQNQLIEQLKLSGNEEIEIKTIEPTIEDCFINLM
- a CDS encoding ABC transporter ATP-binding protein, yielding MDKEIVISTHKLTKQFGDFVATNQITFDVYKGEIFGFLGANGAGKTTAMRMLCGLSVPSSGEATIAGFDIYKQTEEIKKNIGYMSQKFSLYEDLTVVENINFFGGIYGLSDKQLKTKSEQLIQTLGMQDLSKKLVGSLPLGWKQKLAFSVAILHDPKIVFLDEPTGGVDPVTRRQFWDMIYNASDRGITVFVTTHYMDEAEYCNRVSMMVDGVIKALDSPINLKKQYNAASMDEVFFELARGAKRSE